The following proteins come from a genomic window of Montipora foliosa isolate CH-2021 chromosome 2, ASM3666993v2, whole genome shotgun sequence:
- the LOC137986866 gene encoding uncharacterized protein, giving the protein MRDQFIAGLTSEALRVKLIGKGHRHRDSQIKVALREVVEAAKCFEATTYANQLMKTARGNQEQVNFAGKQKVEKETVKRSEAPCYWFSGNHKEPRQQHCPAFRKRCNNCGIIGHFSLACRSRGGQPRGGQPQRREANLVETEQDEEAFASEAISASSTGEKSATKFFAHLHLVYKGKTKVIRAQIDSASTCNTIPEGSLHELFPGIRISKSKASICTYGNQILHPKGQVTLCCERRGKFHTLNFLVVDVPQEKPPLLSGSDAQALQFLKIFADEVHMADNVVKNPSSHLVLGSITKQIVLQHYANIFEPGCGKPLGNPLHIEMDPSVTPVHAPRRRIPVSKLDKVNEELSRLCDNGAIKPVTQPTDWLSNILVKEKPNGNIRICIDPSQTINKAIRRPVYTIPTIEEKLPLLKNAKCSLL; this is encoded by the coding sequence ATGAGAGATCAATTTATAGCTGGTTTAACATCCGAAGCACTTCGTGTCAAGTTGATAGGGAAAGGACACAGGCACCGAGACTCACAGATAAAAGTAGCCTTGAGGGAAGTAGTTGAAGCGGCCAAGTGTTTTGAAGCCACCACTTACGCCAATCAATTAATGAAAACCGCCAGAGGAAACCAGGAACAAGTAAACTTTGCGGGCAAACAGAAAGTAGAAAAGGAAACTGTCAAACGATCAGAAGCTCCATGTTATTGGTTTAGTGGTAATCACAAAGAACCCAGACAACAGCATTGTCCCGCCTTTAGGAAAAGATGCAATAACTGCGGCATCATCGGGCATTTTTCTCTGGCTTGCAGAAGCAGGGGAGGTCAACCTCGCGGAGGTCAACCTCAACGACGGGAAGCCAACCTAGTAGAAACTGAACAAGACGAAGAAGCTTTCGCGAGTGAGGCGATATCAGCATCATCCACTGGTGAGAAATCGGCAACGAAATTCTTCGCACACCTTCACCTGGTTTACAAGGGAAAGACGAAAGTCATCAGGGCACAAATTGATTCTGCCTCTACGTGTAATACCATACCTGAAGGTTCACTTCACGAGCTGTTTCCTGGTATTAGAATCTCGAAATCGAAGGCTTCAATTTGCACGTATGGGAATCAAATCCTGCACCCAAAGGGACAAGTAACTCTGTGTTGTGAAAGGAGAGGAAAATTTCACACTCTAAATTTCCTCGTGGTGGATGTCCCTCAGGAAAAACCACCTCTTCTCAGCGGGAGTGATGCACAAGCTCTTCAGTTCTTAAAAATTTTTGCAGACGAGGTTCATATGGCTGATAATGTCGTGAAGAACCCATCCTCGCATCTCGTACTGGGATCAATCACTAAACAGATCGTCCTTCAACACTACGCGAATATCTTCGAACCAGGGTGTGGGAAGCCCCTCGGAAACCCTCTGCACATAGAAATGGACCCTAGTGTTACACCGGTCCATGCTCCCAGACGTCGCATTCCAGTGTCCAAGCTCGATAAAGTTAACGAGGAGTTATCGAGACTCTGTGACAACGGGGCAATAAAGCCAGTCACGCAACCCACTGATTGGTTATCGAACATACTGGTAAAGGAGAAACCAAATGGAAACATCAGGATATGTATAGATCCCAGCCAAACGATAAACAAAGCGATCCGCAGACCCGTGTACACCATTCCGACGATAGAAGAAAAGCTCCCTCTCTTGAAGAATGCAAAGTGTTCACTATTGTAG